A genomic region of Mycobacterium sp. Aquia_213 contains the following coding sequences:
- a CDS encoding DUF2332 domain-containing protein, protein MTVDTEHLLHTLRSQGRFCGASGSRMYDELFELVASDVEAGGIFATILSGHEDDPSREAVPLRLLGGLHRLVLDGRAAVLRRWYPSTGGSWDAGSAWPEIKLVAAGHAESLRAALGQPPQTNEVGRSAALIGALLRINHEIDFPIRLFEIGSSAGLNLRADHYHYRYGGGQWGPIDSPVIIDDAWQGRVPPTGSVRIAERRGFDIAPLDVTGVTGTDGEMTALSYVWPDQAARLQRLRGAIAVARKLPAQLVRQSAGAAVAGLALADGALTVLWHSITWQYLSQDERGAVRAHVNALGERADAAAPFAHLTMEPARDGPDSALKFLVRARRWPGGDLVVLGECHPHGPPVNWQ, encoded by the coding sequence ATGACCGTCGACACCGAGCACCTGCTGCACACACTGCGGTCGCAAGGACGGTTCTGCGGCGCGTCGGGCTCCCGGATGTACGACGAGCTGTTCGAGCTGGTGGCCTCCGACGTCGAAGCCGGCGGCATCTTCGCGACGATCCTGTCCGGCCACGAGGACGATCCGTCGCGCGAGGCGGTGCCGCTGCGGCTGCTGGGCGGCTTGCACCGGTTGGTGCTCGACGGCCGGGCAGCGGTGTTGCGCCGCTGGTATCCCAGCACCGGCGGCAGCTGGGATGCCGGCAGCGCGTGGCCCGAGATCAAGCTCGTCGCGGCCGGCCATGCCGAGTCGCTGCGCGCGGCGCTGGGACAGCCGCCGCAAACCAACGAGGTCGGCCGATCCGCCGCGCTGATCGGCGCGCTGCTGCGTATCAACCACGAAATCGATTTCCCGATACGGCTTTTCGAGATCGGATCGAGCGCCGGACTAAACCTGCGTGCCGACCACTACCACTACCGCTACGGCGGCGGGCAGTGGGGACCGATCGACTCACCGGTGATCATCGACGACGCGTGGCAGGGTCGAGTGCCGCCGACCGGTTCGGTGCGGATCGCCGAGCGGCGGGGGTTCGACATCGCGCCGTTAGACGTCACCGGCGTCACCGGTACCGACGGCGAGATGACCGCGCTGAGCTATGTCTGGCCGGACCAGGCCGCCCGGCTGCAGCGGCTGCGCGGCGCGATCGCGGTGGCCCGCAAGTTACCGGCGCAGCTGGTGCGCCAGAGCGCCGGCGCCGCGGTCGCCGGCCTGGCACTGGCCGACGGCGCCTTGACCGTGCTGTGGCATTCGATCACGTGGCAGTACCTGTCGCAGGACGAGCGTGGCGCCGTGCGCGCTCACGTCAACGCGCTGGGCGAACGCGCCGATGCCGCCGCACCGTTCGCACACCTGACGATGGAACCCGCACGCGACGGCCCGGACAGTGCGCTCAAGTTCCTGGTGCGCGCCCGGCGCTGGCCCGGCGGCGACCTCGTGGTTCTGGGTGAATGCCATCCGCACGGCCCACCCGTGAACTGGCAATAG
- a CDS encoding RNA polymerase sigma factor codes for MSAESDHQSDARRALLALYDEALPVVYGYFVRRCGDRGASEDLTSETFLAAMDAARKVEPPPVTIAWLLGVARHKLADHYRRGQDRLSVPVAEPPEPVDTADDWDAELDRLVAEAVLARLAEPHRTVLVLRYMDDCSVGECAALIGRTVHATEALLVRARRAFKKHYPEGGMS; via the coding sequence GTGAGCGCCGAATCGGATCACCAATCCGACGCTCGACGCGCGCTTTTGGCGCTCTACGACGAGGCGTTGCCGGTGGTTTACGGGTACTTCGTGCGACGCTGCGGCGATCGCGGCGCGTCGGAGGACCTGACGTCGGAGACCTTCCTCGCGGCGATGGACGCCGCGCGCAAGGTCGAGCCGCCGCCGGTCACGATCGCGTGGTTGCTCGGCGTGGCACGACACAAACTGGCCGACCACTATCGGCGCGGTCAGGACCGGCTCAGCGTGCCGGTGGCCGAGCCGCCGGAACCCGTCGACACGGCCGACGACTGGGACGCCGAGCTGGATCGCCTGGTCGCCGAAGCCGTGCTGGCCCGGCTGGCCGAGCCGCACCGCACGGTGCTGGTGCTGCGCTACATGGACGACTGCAGCGTCGGCGAATGCGCCGCGCTGATCGGGCGTACGGTGCACGCCACCGAAGCGCTCCTGGTCCGGGCGCGCCGCGCATTCAAGAAGCACTATCCGGAGGGAGGCATGTCATGA
- the mftB gene encoding mycofactocin biosynthesis chaperone MftB (MftB, a small protein, is a peptide chaperone that assists the radical SAM enzyme MftC in performing two modifications to the C-terminal Val-Tyr dipeptide of the mycofactocin precursor peptide, MftA. MftB's role is analogous to the role of PqqD in the biosynthesis of PQQ, a cofactor that derives entirely from a Tyr and a Glu in the precursor PqqA.), with protein MRGLLTVSAPARAGQTGSRFDPDRGWRLHPQVAVRPEPFGALLYHFGTRKLSFLKNRTILAVVRSLADHPDVRSALRAEGVDDSEQGPYLHALGVLVDSHMLVPQEDHQ; from the coding sequence GTGCGGGGTTTACTGACCGTGTCCGCGCCCGCGAGGGCTGGACAGACAGGAAGCCGATTCGACCCTGATCGCGGTTGGCGATTGCACCCGCAGGTCGCGGTTCGACCGGAACCGTTTGGCGCACTGCTCTATCACTTCGGCACCCGCAAGCTTTCCTTTCTGAAGAACCGCACCATCCTTGCGGTGGTGCGGTCGCTGGCCGACCATCCCGACGTCCGGTCGGCCTTGCGGGCCGAGGGGGTCGACGACTCCGAGCAGGGGCCGTACCTGCACGCGTTGGGTGTGCTGGTCGATTCCCACATGCTGGTGCCCCAGGAGGACCATCAATGA
- the mftA gene encoding mycofactocin precursor MftA (Mycofactocin is a small molecule electron carrier derived from the final two amino acids, Val-Tyr, of MftA, the mycofactocin precursor. It plays a role in redox homeostasis and the metabolism of alcohols and aldehydes in Actinobacteria, including Mycobacterium tuberculosis.), whose translation MDREIETDTELVTETLVEEVSIDGMCGVY comes from the coding sequence ATGGATCGCGAGATCGAAACCGACACCGAGCTCGTCACCGAGACTTTGGTTGAAGAAGTGTCCATCGACGGAATGTGCGGGGTTTACTGA
- the mftC gene encoding mycofactocin radical SAM maturase (MftC is a radical SAM/SPASM enzyme that catalyzes the first two steps in biosynthesis of the electron carrier mycofactocin from the terminal Val-Tyr dipeptide of the precursor peptide MftA.), which yields MTTAAVPRLIEQFEHGLDAPICLTWELTYACNLACVHCLSSSGKRDPRELSTRQCMDIIDELERMQVFYVNIGGGEPTVRPDFWELVDYATAHHVGVKFSTNGVRITPEVAARLAASDYVDVQISLDGATAEVNDAVRGPGSFAMAVRALENLAAAGFSDAKISVVVTRHNVDQLDEFAALASRYGATLRITRLRPSGRGADVWEDLHPTAAQQVQLYDWLVAKGERVLTGDSFFHLAPLGSSGALSGLNMCGAGRVVCLIDPVGDVYACPFAIHDRFLAGNVLSEGGFDNVWKNAPLFRELREPQSAGACGSCGHYDSCRGGCMAAKFFTGLPMDGPDPECVQGHSASALARDRETPRPRADHSRGQRVRQPVPLTLSVRPPQQPPARLCNESPV from the coding sequence ATGACAACAGCGGCCGTACCCCGGCTCATCGAGCAATTCGAGCACGGGCTGGATGCGCCCATCTGCCTGACGTGGGAGCTCACCTACGCCTGCAACCTGGCCTGCGTGCACTGCCTATCCTCCTCGGGTAAGCGCGACCCCCGCGAGCTGTCCACCCGCCAGTGCATGGACATCATCGACGAGCTGGAACGCATGCAGGTGTTCTACGTCAACATCGGTGGCGGGGAACCCACTGTGCGCCCGGACTTTTGGGAGCTGGTCGACTACGCGACCGCGCACCATGTCGGGGTGAAGTTCTCGACCAACGGCGTCCGCATCACGCCGGAGGTCGCCGCGCGACTGGCGGCCAGCGATTACGTGGATGTCCAGATCTCACTGGACGGCGCCACCGCCGAGGTCAACGACGCGGTCCGCGGGCCCGGGTCGTTCGCGATGGCGGTGCGTGCGCTGGAGAACCTGGCCGCGGCCGGATTTTCCGACGCCAAGATCTCCGTCGTGGTCACCCGGCACAACGTCGACCAGCTCGACGAATTCGCCGCCCTGGCAAGCCGTTACGGTGCGACACTGCGGATCACCCGATTGCGGCCATCGGGGCGCGGCGCGGATGTGTGGGAAGACCTGCACCCGACCGCGGCCCAGCAGGTTCAGCTGTATGACTGGCTGGTCGCCAAGGGGGAGCGGGTGCTCACCGGCGACTCCTTCTTCCACCTGGCCCCACTCGGCTCCTCCGGTGCGCTGTCCGGCCTGAACATGTGTGGAGCCGGCCGGGTGGTGTGCCTGATCGACCCGGTGGGCGACGTGTACGCCTGCCCGTTTGCCATCCACGACCGCTTCCTCGCGGGAAACGTGTTGTCCGAGGGCGGTTTTGACAACGTCTGGAAGAACGCTCCGCTTTTCCGCGAACTGCGCGAGCCGCAATCGGCGGGCGCCTGCGGCAGTTGCGGGCACTACGACAGCTGCCGTGGCGGCTGCATGGCGGCCAAGTTCTTTACCGGCCTGCCGATGGACGGGCCGGATCCCGAATGCGTCCAGGGGCACAGCGCGTCGGCCCTGGCTCGCGACCGGGAGACCCCGCGCCCGCGTGCCGACCACTCGCGTGGCCAGCGGGTGCGCCAGCCGGTGCCGCTGACCCTGTCGGTGCGGCCGCCCCAGCAACCGCCGGCGCGGCTGTGTAACGAAAGCCCCGTGTAG
- the mftD gene encoding pre-mycofactocin synthase MftD (MftD, an enzyme found in the mycofactocin biosynthesis locus, performs an oxidative deamination of 3-amino-5-[(p-hydroxyphenyl)methyl]-4,4-dimethyl-2-pyrrolidinone (AHDP). The resulting compound, now called pre-mycofactocin (PMFT), is a biologically active redox cofactor that can oxidize the non-exchangeable NADH of TIGR03971 family SDR-type oxidoreductases.), with the protein MADEWFETVAIAQQRAKRRLPKSVYAALVAASEKGITVADNVEAFGELGFAPHVVGVQEKRDLSTTVMGQDISMPVVISPTGVQAVDPDGEVAVARAAAARGTAMGLSSFASKPIEEVIAANSKLFFQVYWLGGRDAIAERVERARAAGAVGLIVTTDWSFSHGRDWGSPKIPEEMNLRTILRLSPEAAFKPRWFLKWAKTMRPPALSVPNQAARGEAGPPFFQAYGEWMGTPPPTWEDIAWLRELWGGPFMLKGIMRVDDAKRAVDAGVSAISVSNHGGNNLDGTPASIRALPPVVAAVGDQVEVLLDGGIRRGSDVVKAVALGARAVMIGRAYLWGLAANGQAGVENVLDVLRGGIDSALMGLGHASVHDLRPDDILVPDGFTRALGVPGGGRA; encoded by the coding sequence GTGGCCGACGAGTGGTTTGAAACCGTTGCCATCGCTCAGCAGCGCGCAAAGCGCCGGCTTCCGAAATCCGTTTATGCAGCGCTGGTTGCGGCCAGCGAAAAAGGAATTACGGTCGCCGACAACGTCGAAGCTTTCGGTGAACTCGGTTTTGCACCACACGTCGTAGGCGTGCAGGAAAAGCGCGACTTATCGACAACCGTTATGGGACAAGATATTTCCATGCCGGTGGTGATTTCACCGACCGGCGTTCAGGCGGTCGACCCGGACGGTGAGGTCGCCGTCGCCCGGGCCGCTGCGGCACGGGGAACGGCGATGGGTCTGTCGTCGTTCGCCAGCAAGCCGATCGAGGAAGTGATCGCCGCAAACTCCAAGCTGTTCTTCCAGGTGTACTGGCTGGGCGGGCGCGACGCGATCGCCGAGCGGGTCGAGCGGGCGCGCGCGGCCGGTGCGGTCGGTTTGATCGTCACCACCGACTGGTCCTTCTCGCACGGGCGTGACTGGGGCAGCCCCAAGATCCCCGAAGAGATGAACCTGCGGACCATCCTGCGGCTGTCCCCGGAGGCGGCCTTCAAGCCCCGGTGGTTCCTGAAGTGGGCGAAGACCATGCGTCCACCGGCGTTGTCGGTGCCGAACCAGGCGGCGCGCGGCGAGGCCGGTCCGCCTTTCTTCCAGGCCTACGGAGAGTGGATGGGCACGCCCCCGCCGACCTGGGAAGACATCGCCTGGCTGCGCGAACTGTGGGGCGGGCCATTCATGCTCAAGGGCATCATGCGCGTCGACGATGCGAAAAGAGCTGTGGATGCCGGTGTTTCGGCGATTTCGGTGTCGAACCACGGCGGCAACAACCTGGACGGGACGCCCGCGTCGATCCGCGCGCTACCCCCGGTGGTGGCGGCGGTCGGCGACCAGGTCGAGGTGTTGCTGGACGGCGGCATCCGGCGCGGGAGTGACGTGGTGAAGGCCGTGGCGTTGGGAGCGCGGGCGGTGATGATCGGCCGTGCCTATCTGTGGGGTCTCGCCGCGAATGGTCAGGCCGGCGTCGAGAACGTGCTCGACGTCCTGCGCGGGGGTATCGACTCGGCGCTCATGGGGCTGGGGCACGCCTCGGTCCATGACTTGCGCCCGGACGACATCCTGGTGCCGGACGGCTTCACCCGGGCACTGGGCGTGCCTGGGGGCGGACGGGCTTAG
- the mftR gene encoding mycofactocin system transcriptional regulator (MftR, the mycofactocin system transcriptional regulator, is an uncharacterized TetR family DNA-binding transcription factor. Its role is inferred by context. It occurs as part of the biosynthesis locus for mycofactocin, a partially characterized electron carrier derived from the terminal Val-Tyr dipeptide of the precursor peptide MftA, through a radical SAM enzyme-mediated process.), whose amino-acid sequence MLPQSRVGRRRSTTPDHITDVAIELFTERGFAEVSVDDVAQAAGISRRTLFRYYASKNAILWGEFDSHLARLRELLDKVGPRVPLGAALRSALLAFNTFDDSETVQHRQRMRVILQTAELQAYSMTMYAGWREVIAEFVARRSGAKTTDLLPQTVAWTLLGVALSAYEHWLRDESVTLPTALGNAFDVAGAGLNRLKP is encoded by the coding sequence ATGCTTCCGCAGTCGCGAGTCGGCCGGCGCCGCTCGACGACACCGGACCACATCACCGACGTCGCGATCGAGCTGTTCACCGAGCGGGGCTTTGCCGAGGTGAGCGTCGATGATGTCGCGCAGGCCGCCGGGATCTCGCGCCGCACGTTGTTCCGCTACTACGCCTCCAAAAACGCCATCCTCTGGGGCGAGTTCGACAGCCACCTCGCGCGTCTTCGCGAGCTGCTCGACAAGGTCGGCCCGCGGGTCCCGCTGGGTGCGGCGCTGCGATCAGCGCTGTTGGCGTTCAACACCTTTGACGACTCGGAGACCGTCCAGCACCGGCAGCGGATGCGGGTCATTCTGCAGACCGCCGAACTGCAGGCATATTCGATGACGATGTACGCCGGATGGCGTGAGGTGATCGCGGAATTCGTCGCCCGGCGCTCGGGTGCCAAGACAACCGACCTGCTGCCCCAGACCGTCGCATGGACGCTGCTCGGGGTCGCGCTCTCGGCCTACGAGCATTGGCTGCGCGACGAGTCCGTCACGTTGCCGACCGCACTCGGCAACGCCTTCGACGTCGCCGGCGCCGGGCTGAACAGGCTGAAACCATGA
- a CDS encoding NAD(P)/FAD-dependent oxidoreductase: MSNKGIVIVGGGLAAARTAEQLRRSEYTGPVTIVSDEVHLPYDRPPLSKEVLRKEVDDVALKPREFYDENDITLRLGAAATGLDTAAQTLTLSDGTSLGYDELVIATGLVPRRIPAFPDLEGIRVLRSFDESMALREHASQARHAVVVGAGFIGCEVAASLRSLGVDVVLVEPQPTPLASVLGEQIGELVSRLHRGEGVDVRTGIGVAEVRGDGRVETVVLSDGTELAADLVVVGIGSRPAAEWLEGSGVDVDNGVICDEAGRTSAPNVWALGDVASWRDATGHQARVEHWSNVADQARVVVPAMLGQEVPSVTVVPYFWSDQYDVKIQCLGEPEATDIVHLVEDDGRKFLAYYERDGVVVGVVGGGLPGKVMKARGKIAAATPISEMLG, encoded by the coding sequence GTGAGCAATAAAGGAATCGTGATCGTCGGGGGCGGGCTCGCGGCTGCGCGCACGGCCGAGCAATTGCGTCGGTCGGAATACACCGGGCCAGTCACGATCGTCAGCGACGAGGTCCATTTGCCCTACGATCGGCCGCCGCTGTCCAAGGAAGTGCTGCGCAAAGAGGTTGACGACGTCGCCCTCAAGCCGCGTGAGTTCTACGACGAGAACGACATCACGCTGCGGCTCGGGGCGGCGGCCACCGGCCTGGACACCGCCGCTCAGACCCTGACCCTTTCCGACGGAACATCGCTTGGTTACGACGAGCTGGTGATCGCGACGGGTTTGGTCCCGCGGCGCATCCCGGCGTTCCCGGATCTCGAGGGAATTCGCGTGCTGCGCTCGTTCGACGAGAGCATGGCGCTGCGCGAGCACGCTTCCCAGGCGCGGCACGCCGTGGTGGTCGGCGCCGGCTTCATCGGTTGCGAGGTCGCGGCCAGCCTGCGCAGCCTGGGGGTCGACGTGGTGCTGGTGGAGCCGCAGCCCACGCCGTTGGCCTCGGTGCTCGGCGAACAGATCGGCGAGCTGGTGTCGCGGCTGCATCGCGGCGAAGGCGTCGACGTGCGTACCGGCATCGGTGTGGCCGAGGTGCGCGGTGACGGCCGTGTCGAGACGGTGGTGCTGTCCGATGGCACCGAGCTGGCGGCCGACCTGGTGGTCGTCGGTATCGGGTCGCGGCCGGCCGCCGAATGGCTGGAGGGCAGCGGCGTCGACGTCGACAACGGTGTCATCTGCGACGAGGCCGGCCGCACCAGTGCGCCCAATGTGTGGGCCCTTGGCGACGTCGCGTCGTGGCGCGATGCGACGGGACATCAAGCACGCGTAGAACATTGGAGCAACGTTGCCGACCAGGCCCGGGTGGTGGTGCCCGCGATGCTTGGCCAGGAGGTGCCGTCGGTCACGGTGGTGCCGTACTTCTGGAGCGACCAGTACGACGTCAAGATCCAGTGCCTGGGGGAGCCGGAGGCCACCGACATCGTGCACCTGGTCGAGGACGACGGGCGAAAGTTCCTGGCCTACTACGAGCGCGACGGAGTTGTGGTCGGCGTGGTCGGCGGCGGGTTGCCGGGCAAAGTCATGAAGGCCCGCGGCAAAATCGCTGCCGCAACACCCATTTCGGAAATGCTGGGCTGA
- a CDS encoding VOC family protein, whose product MNRRNHSDPLGVLRTDDLPVQPDPAFAARLRRQLEAGLSLPEGVVMSGTTTALADLAEPDAPRAPRPAALPYLSVANARAAITWYTEAFGAVVVGDPIIMDDGRIGHAEIAIDGGVLYLADEYPELGLKAPAPKAVSVSLMLHVADTDAALHQAREHGATVEREVYQNYGTRNATIIDPFGHRWMLSGPTAAPVTTIAHGDIGYISVWTPDADRAAAFYGHVLGWTFDPASHQVTNTDLPTGIFATAAPATLFCCYAVDDVEAARIAIAEAGGVPGEIRDTEYGVLLDATDPLGTAFAVHQPTAGRKRPELNGSGPGELSYVTYEVADSAGFREFYGRLLRWSFEPGRVTDGWQVVGSHPMAGAAGGSARPTTVPMWTVADIDAAVARVREAGGTVLAEPARQPYGISAECTDDQGARFYLGQL is encoded by the coding sequence ATGAACCGGCGCAACCACAGCGATCCACTCGGCGTGCTGCGCACCGATGACCTTCCGGTTCAACCTGATCCGGCTTTCGCCGCGCGGCTGCGCCGGCAACTAGAAGCCGGACTTTCCCTACCAGAAGGAGTTGTCATGAGCGGCACCACAACTGCCCTTGCCGACCTGGCCGAACCCGATGCGCCGCGGGCGCCGCGACCGGCGGCACTGCCCTATCTGAGTGTGGCGAACGCACGCGCGGCCATCACGTGGTACACCGAGGCGTTCGGCGCCGTCGTGGTCGGTGATCCAATCATCATGGACGACGGGCGAATTGGGCATGCCGAGATCGCGATCGACGGTGGTGTGCTGTACCTGGCCGACGAGTATCCGGAGCTTGGCTTGAAAGCACCTGCACCGAAAGCTGTTTCGGTCAGCCTGATGTTGCACGTGGCCGACACCGATGCGGCCCTGCACCAAGCCCGCGAACACGGTGCGACCGTCGAGCGGGAGGTCTACCAGAACTACGGAACGCGCAACGCCACCATCATCGACCCCTTCGGGCACCGCTGGATGTTGTCCGGGCCCACGGCTGCGCCCGTCACCACCATCGCGCACGGCGACATCGGCTACATCTCGGTGTGGACTCCGGACGCCGACCGCGCGGCGGCCTTCTACGGGCATGTCCTGGGCTGGACATTCGACCCCGCGTCACACCAGGTGACCAACACCGACCTGCCGACCGGAATTTTCGCCACCGCAGCACCCGCCACCTTGTTCTGCTGCTACGCCGTCGACGACGTCGAGGCCGCCCGCATCGCGATCGCCGAGGCGGGTGGTGTCCCGGGCGAAATCCGGGACACCGAGTACGGCGTCCTGCTCGACGCCACCGACCCGCTGGGCACGGCGTTCGCGGTTCACCAACCCACCGCCGGCCGAAAGCGCCCAGAACTCAACGGTTCCGGGCCCGGTGAACTGTCCTACGTCACTTACGAAGTGGCGGATTCGGCCGGGTTCCGCGAGTTCTACGGCCGACTGTTGCGGTGGAGCTTCGAGCCGGGCCGCGTGACCGATGGCTGGCAGGTGGTGGGATCGCATCCGATGGCCGGGGCCGCCGGGGGCAGCGCGCGCCCGACCACCGTGCCGATGTGGACAGTCGCCGATATCGACGCGGCGGTCGCACGGGTCCGCGAAGCCGGCGGCACCGTACTTGCCGAGCCGGCCCGCCAGCCCTACGGCATCAGCGCCGAGTGCACCGACGACCAGGGCGCGCGGTTCTACCTGGGGCAGCTCTAG
- the mftE gene encoding mycofactocin biosynthesis peptidyl-dipeptidase MftE — MNSAYHHRVPVLGELGAATSNELLSTSPSIMIPLGSTEQHGPHLPLDTDTRIAMAVARGATASLEQAWLVAPAIAYGASGEHQSFAGTISIGTDALTMLLVEYGRSAACWAQRLVFVNGHGGNAEALHRAVTTLRTEGRDVAWSPCAIAGADAHAGHTETSVLLHISPSDVLTDRWLAGNRAPLPELLPTMRAGGVAAVSPVGVLGDPTTATAAEGKRIFSEMVDGCVRRIVRWSPGPDGMLT, encoded by the coding sequence GTGAATTCGGCCTACCATCACCGAGTGCCCGTACTCGGCGAATTAGGAGCTGCGACGTCGAACGAGCTATTAAGCACCTCGCCGTCGATAATGATCCCGCTGGGATCCACCGAGCAACATGGTCCGCACCTGCCGCTGGACACCGACACCCGGATAGCGATGGCGGTCGCCAGGGGGGCCACGGCGAGCCTCGAGCAGGCGTGGTTGGTGGCGCCGGCCATCGCCTACGGCGCCAGCGGCGAGCACCAGAGTTTCGCCGGAACGATCTCCATCGGCACCGACGCCCTGACGATGCTGCTGGTCGAGTACGGCAGGTCGGCCGCCTGCTGGGCGCAGCGCCTGGTCTTCGTCAACGGCCACGGCGGTAACGCGGAGGCGTTGCACCGCGCGGTGACCACACTTCGCACCGAAGGTCGCGACGTCGCCTGGTCCCCCTGCGCGATCGCCGGCGCCGACGCCCATGCCGGCCATACCGAAACATCGGTGTTGCTGCATATCTCGCCGTCGGATGTGCTGACCGACCGGTGGCTGGCCGGGAACCGGGCGCCGCTGCCCGAGTTGCTCCCCACGATGCGCGCCGGCGGTGTCGCGGCGGTCAGCCCGGTCGGGGTGCTGGGGGACCCGACCACCGCCACCGCGGCGGAGGGCAAGCGCATCTTTTCGGAGATGGTCGACGGTTGTGTGCGCCGCATCGTGCGTTGGTCGCCCGGCCCCGACGGAATGTTGACATGA
- a CDS encoding D-2-hydroxyacid dehydrogenase family protein, which yields MPRVAILDDYAGMALELADWSPVQSRSEITVFDRHLSEAEAAEVLQPFDVICTVRERMALPRTLIERLGNLKLITIVGMSLPNLDMAAASESGVLVAHSDFANPRFRAVHDATPELAWGLLIATVRNLAEEHRRMRDGGWQSSAGVTLAGKTLGLLGLGRTGKRMAEYGGVFGMEVIAWSQNLTEEAATAAGARRVEKAALFDSADVVSIHLVLSERTRGLVGGPELALMNPHAYLINTSRGPIVDEAALISALQAGRIAGAGLDVFDVEPPAPDHPLRRLPNVTLSPHLGYVTREMLGAFYSDSIEAVVAWLDGAPVRIANPEALT from the coding sequence ATGCCCCGGGTGGCGATACTCGATGACTACGCCGGTATGGCACTCGAGCTCGCCGACTGGTCGCCGGTGCAGAGCCGATCCGAGATCACCGTCTTCGACCGGCATCTCTCCGAAGCGGAAGCGGCAGAAGTACTGCAGCCGTTCGACGTGATCTGTACCGTGCGCGAACGGATGGCGTTGCCGCGCACGCTGATCGAGCGGCTGGGAAACCTGAAGCTGATCACGATCGTCGGCATGAGCCTGCCGAACCTGGACATGGCCGCGGCCAGCGAATCCGGCGTCCTGGTCGCCCATTCGGATTTCGCCAACCCCCGATTCCGGGCGGTCCACGACGCCACGCCCGAACTCGCCTGGGGCCTGCTGATCGCGACGGTGCGCAACTTGGCCGAAGAGCATCGGCGGATGCGCGATGGTGGATGGCAGAGCAGCGCCGGCGTAACGCTTGCCGGCAAGACTCTCGGGCTGCTGGGCCTGGGCCGGACCGGTAAGCGGATGGCCGAGTACGGAGGCGTGTTTGGCATGGAAGTCATTGCGTGGAGCCAGAATCTCACCGAGGAGGCCGCGACGGCTGCCGGTGCGCGCCGGGTGGAGAAAGCGGCGTTGTTCGACTCCGCCGATGTGGTCTCCATCCACCTGGTGCTCTCCGAGCGGACGCGAGGCTTGGTCGGCGGACCCGAGCTGGCCCTGATGAACCCGCACGCCTACTTGATCAACACGTCGCGGGGCCCGATCGTCGACGAGGCGGCGCTGATCTCGGCGCTGCAGGCCGGGCGCATCGCCGGCGCCGGGCTCGACGTCTTCGACGTCGAACCTCCCGCGCCCGACCATCCATTGCGCCGGCTGCCGAATGTGACGCTGTCTCCCCACCTGGGGTACGTCACCCGCGAGATGCTGGGCGCTTTCTATTCGGACAGCATCGAAGCCGTGGTGGCCTGGCTGGACGGCGCGCCGGTCCGGATCGCCAACCCCGAGGCACTGACCTAG